In Nocardia sputorum, a single genomic region encodes these proteins:
- a CDS encoding anthranilate synthase component I, whose product MPGASTPTTTTREQFHQLAAEHRVVPVIRKVLADSETPLSAYRKLAADRAGTFLFESAENGRSWSRWSFIGAGSPSALTVVDGEAAWLGSVPADAPSGGDPLLALHETLELLRTERLPGLPPLTGGMVGYLGYDAVRRMERLPSLAVDDLHLPEMVLLLATDLAAFDHHEGAITLIANAVNWNGTAERVDEAYDDAVARLDRMTAALGAPADSTVSVFDRPEPRYRRRRTTEEFGAGVRRLVKEIEAGEAFQVVLSQRFEMDYDGAPIDLYRMLRASNPSPYMYLLHIPDGAGGTAFSIVGSSPEALVTVKDGVATTHPIAGTRWRGGTEEEDLLLEKGLLADEKENAEHLMLVDLGRNDLGRVCEPGSVRVTEYRHIERYSHVMHLVSTVSGRLAPGRIALDAVRACFPAGTLSGAPKVRAMELIEELEPTRRGIYGGVVGYLDFAGDADTAIAIRTALLKDGTAYVQAGAGVVADSDPEYEDVESRNKAMAVLKAVAAAETVRAYGAEPGTADGGSL is encoded by the coding sequence ATGCCAGGCGCGTCCACTCCCACCACCACGACCCGCGAACAGTTCCATCAGCTGGCCGCGGAGCACCGGGTGGTCCCGGTGATCCGAAAGGTCTTGGCGGACTCCGAGACTCCGCTGTCGGCCTACCGCAAACTCGCGGCGGACCGGGCGGGCACGTTCCTGTTCGAGTCCGCGGAGAACGGCCGGTCGTGGTCGCGCTGGTCGTTCATCGGCGCCGGGAGCCCCTCGGCGCTGACCGTCGTGGACGGCGAGGCGGCCTGGCTGGGCAGCGTCCCGGCCGACGCGCCCTCCGGCGGTGACCCGCTGCTGGCCCTGCACGAGACGCTGGAGTTGCTGCGCACCGAGCGCCTGCCCGGGCTGCCGCCGCTGACCGGCGGCATGGTCGGATACCTCGGCTACGACGCGGTGCGCCGGATGGAGCGGTTGCCCAGCCTGGCGGTCGACGACTTGCACCTGCCGGAGATGGTGTTGCTGCTGGCCACCGACCTGGCCGCGTTCGACCATCACGAAGGGGCGATCACGCTGATCGCCAACGCGGTCAACTGGAACGGCACCGCCGAGCGGGTCGACGAGGCCTACGACGACGCGGTGGCCCGGCTGGACCGGATGACCGCCGCGCTCGGCGCGCCCGCGGATTCCACCGTGTCGGTGTTCGACCGGCCCGAGCCGCGGTACCGGCGCCGGCGCACCACCGAGGAGTTCGGCGCTGGCGTGCGCCGCCTGGTCAAGGAGATCGAGGCGGGCGAGGCGTTCCAGGTGGTGCTGTCGCAGCGTTTCGAGATGGACTACGACGGGGCGCCGATCGACCTGTACCGGATGCTGCGCGCGTCCAATCCGAGCCCGTACATGTATCTGCTGCACATCCCGGACGGCGCGGGCGGCACCGCGTTCTCCATCGTCGGCTCCAGCCCGGAAGCGCTGGTCACCGTGAAAGACGGTGTGGCGACGACCCATCCGATCGCGGGGACCCGCTGGCGCGGCGGCACCGAGGAGGAGGACCTGCTGCTGGAGAAGGGCCTGCTCGCCGACGAGAAGGAGAACGCCGAGCACCTCATGCTCGTCGACCTCGGCCGCAACGACCTGGGCCGGGTGTGCGAGCCGGGCAGCGTGCGGGTCACCGAGTACCGGCATATCGAGCGCTACAGCCATGTCATGCACCTGGTGTCGACGGTGTCGGGCCGGTTGGCGCCCGGCCGCATCGCGCTGGACGCGGTGCGCGCCTGCTTCCCGGCGGGCACGTTGTCCGGTGCGCCCAAGGTGCGCGCGATGGAATTGATCGAGGAGCTCGAGCCGACCCGGCGCGGCATCTACGGCGGCGTCGTCGGGTACCTGGATTTCGCCGGTGACGCCGATACCGCGATCGCCATCCGCACCGCGCTGCTGAAGGACGGCACAGCCTACGTGCAGGCGGGCGCGGGCGTCGTCGCGGACTCGGATCCGGAGTACGAGGACGTGGAATCGCGCAACAAGGCGATGGCGGTGCTGAAGGCGGTGGCGGCAGCCGAAACGGTGCGCGCCTACGGCGCGGAACCGGGTACGGCGGACGGCGGGTCGCTATGA